A stretch of Acropora muricata isolate sample 2 chromosome 7, ASM3666990v1, whole genome shotgun sequence DNA encodes these proteins:
- the LOC136921844 gene encoding uncharacterized protein: MKKFRKRATIGSIPEVPAESCNEVKTSEKGRNGKYWLSSIIPGTPVFAYCDMKTGDADECTASPPVCHVKALCTNTNGSHRCTCKGGYTGNGTTCKDIDECTASTPVCGIHFKCFNTLGSYRCQNNSSREGCQGILLDKKQKNLNLSDGLYTVSVNSTSFQAYCDMTSSGQAWTLVARFSNNDVKNWMEDSAEWWYDKSVGVGDIAKPSVNADMLSPAFWLVRGREFKITRSDDPEHTALLQTTGECLSGKTFQAKITSYGNFRNGRVWAENDCQGNCNVLYGGQFQTTDGFGQATCNGSLQNATQVGFWCHWDNDDGAVLMIGGGGIDCQNADHGIGITEANRASFSVAKLVQHDFGNEAWSSSRITKTYSLNLWFCRRERAEMVHVGWSALSVGFLALYLAFSINQALSNGVQDTDACESFQPIYGGALLHHVYQTLKLPGSIYCLRACDDDIRCQSVNHVVHGEICELNNRTKEARPEDFTTDVTKVYMKKFRKRAAIGSIPEVPAESCNEIKASEEGCDGKYWLSSLGTMVKMFFFFKAYCDMTSSGQAWTLIARFSNNDVKNWMEDSGEWWYDKSVGVGDIADPSVNTDMLSPAFWLVRGREFKITRSDDPQHTALLQTTGDCLGGKTFRAKISSYGYFRNGTVWAENDCKGNCNVQYGGQFKTTDGFGQATCNGSLQSATQVGFWCHWGGGDGAVLMIGGGGKGCQRADHGIAITEADQASFLEGKVLEHDFGNDAWSSATITKTYSLNLWVN; the protein is encoded by the exons ATGAAGAAGTTCAGGAAAAGAG CTACCATTGGTTCAATACCTGAAGTGCCTGCTGAGTCTTGCAACGAAGTAAAAACCAGTGAAAAGGGGCGTAACGGCAAATACTGGCTGTCGTCTATCATTCCAGGAACACCCGTATTTGCTTACTGTGACATGAAGACCGGGG ACGCTGATGAATGCACCGCTTCACCACCCGTTTGTCACGTGAAAGCGCTATGCACCAATACTAATGGCTCGCACCGCTGTACTTGCAAGGgtgggtacactggtaacgggaCAACATGCAAAG ACATTGATGAATGCACAGCATCGACGCCCGTCTGTGGCATACATTTCAAATGCTTCAATACACTGGGCTCCTACCGTTGCCAAAACAACTCCAGCAGAGAAGGCTGTCAGG GTATACTTCTtgataaaaagcagaaaaatctCAATCTTAGTGACGGGTTATACACGGTATCAGTTAACTCCACTTCATTTCAG GCTTATTGTGATATGACAAGTTCTGGCCAAGCTTGGACTCTCGTTGCTCGGTTCTCAAACAATGATGTCAAAAATTGGATGGAAGACAGTGCAGAGTGGTGGTACGATAAGAGTGTAGGTGTTGGAGATATAGCGAAGCCATCAGTCAACGCAGACATGCTTTCGCCAGCATTCTGGTTGGTCAGGGGGCGCGAATTCAAGATCACGCGCAGTGATGACCCTGAGCACACCGCATTGTTGCAGACTACTGGTGAATGTTTGAGTGGAAAGACATTCCAAGCGAAAATCACCAGTTATGGTAACTTTAGAAATGGTAGAGTTTGGGCAGAAAATGACTGCCAGGGAAATTGCAATGTGCTATATGGCGGCCAGTTTCAAACAACCGATGGATTTGGACAAGCTACATGCAATGGATCACTTCAAAACGCAACGCAAGTTGGCTTCTGGTGCCACTGGGACAATGATGATGGAGCGGTGTTGATGATTGGTGGAGGAGGGATAGATTGTCAAAACGCAGATCACGGGATCGGAATAACCGAAGCGAATCGGGCCTCTTTCTCGGTGGCGAAACTGGTACAACACGATTTTGGCAACGAGGCGTGGTCAAGCTCAAGAATCACTAAGACCTACTCTTTGAACCTGTGG TTTTGCAGGCGGGAACG CGCGGAAATGGTTCATGTTGGCTGGTCAGCTCTCAGTGTGGGTTTCTTGGCTTTGTACCTCGCCTTTTCAATCAACCAAGCTTTGAGCAACGGTGTTCAAGACACCGACGCGTGTGAAAGCTTTCAGCCAATCTATGGTGGAGCTCTCCTGCACCATGTTTACCAGACCCTCAAACTTCCAGGCTCTATTTATTGTCTGCGTGCTTGTGATGATGACATTCGCTGCCAAAGCGTCAATCACGTGGTCCATGGAGAGATTTGCGAGCTAAACAACCGCACAAAAGAGGCAAGGCCCGAAGATTTTACCACCGATGTTACTAAAGTTTACATGAAGAAGTTCAGGAAAAGAG CTGCCATAGGTTCAATACCTGAAGTGCCTGCTGAGTCTTGCAACGAAATAAAAGCGAGTGAAGAGGGATGTGATGGCAAATACTGGCTATC ATCTCTGGGAACGATggtgaaaatgttttttttttttaaggcttaTTGTGATATGACAAGTTCTGGCCAAGCTTGGACTCTCATTGCTCGGTTCTCAAATAATGATGTCAAAAATTGGATGGAAGACAGTGGAGAGTGGTGGTACGATAAGAGTGTAGGCGTTGGAGATATAGCGGACCCATCAGTCAACACAGACATGCTTTCGCCAGCATTCTGGTTGGTCAGGGGCCGCGAATTCAAGATTACGCGCAGTGATGACCCTCAGCACACTGCATTATTGCAGACCACTGGTGACTGTCTGGGTGGAAAGACATTCCGAGCGAAAATCTCCAGTTACGGTTACTTTAGAAATGGTACAGTTTGGGCAGAGAATGACTGCAAGGGAAATTGCAATGTTCAATATGGCGGCCAGTTTAAAACAACCGATGGATTCGGACAAGCTACGTGCAATGGATCACTTCAAAGCGCAACGCAAGTTGGCTTCTGGTGCCACTGGGGAGGTGGTGATGGAGCGGTGTTGATGATTGGTGGAGGAGGGAAAGGTTGTCAACGAGCAGATCACGGGATCGCAATAACCGAAGCGGATCAGGCCTCTTTCTTGGAAGGGAAAGTGTTAGAACACGATTTTGGCAACGATGCGTGGTCAAGTGCAACAATCACTAAGACGTACTCTTTGAACCTGTGGGTAAATTAG